TTACTGAGAGCAGATGCATATGcaaatgatgacaatgatgagtATCACCATAGCAACAATCAGGCCAATAACAACAAGTTGTCCTCTGTCTTCTTTTAAGTAAAATAAGTCCAGGTATTCACATCTTGATCCAGTATAACCCCGTTCACATCTGCAGGCAAATTAGAGAATAAATAACAGGTTGTGCTTTGCATAAACTCTACATTACAAGAAACTTATTGATTGAGGTTATATAATATCAAGGGTAGTAATAAACAAAAGatgcattattaaaaataattacttCAGAAAGCAAAGAAGTTGCACAacaaggacctcatttagagtcggacgcaaaatccgtttaagaagtgtaggagtgggagggTGCCGcggcttggtagggtattacgagtggcaagcaaccccagttacatcatcatcatcaccatttatttatatagcgccactgataccgcagcactgtacagagaactcattcacatcagtccctgctccattggagcttacagtctaaattccctaatgtacacacacatacagacagagagagacagactagggtcaattttgatagcagccaattaacctcttagtatgtttttggagtgtgggaggaaaccggagcacccggaggaaacccacgcagacacagggagaacatacaaactccacacagatgaggtcatggatggtatttgaactcatgaccccagcgctgtgaggcaggagtgctaaccactaagccaccgtactgccccacTCGTAATaacctatcgagctgcgagcagttcctgcagctagctaacgcttgcgccacctaattcctgccgcacagctttagccctgttttgacgtgtgttgcgtctgggcctcactgcgactaggatgtatttacatggtcatgcCTTCATAATtctgcgttcctcccattctctcgtagtgagtcgcaagctgtcgcaagtgttaattgcgtccaagatgcaggcggatttggtgctttctgcacatgcgtgatagtgtttttttgctggatgcgcctaaaacggactttgcgtctgactctaaatgaggtcccaagTGTTCAGATAACACCAAAAGCACAGCTGTTTCTTTCAGTATTATGAGCAAGTTCTTTAGAATCACTTCATAAATGGGAACTTAACTGAGAACACTAATAAACATAAAAGTAAAACGAGCTATAAATGGAATGAGGTGGAAAGACTTTAATTTCCCTTTAAATAACAATTTAcataattttttctctttttgattGCTTCtcatattaacttttttttgctATATGGTATTACCATCCTTTACCACATGGGGGTGGTATGTTCTAatgtaataacatttattatgcTTATGCGACTGATTCACCAGATCCTATTTGATAGGATAGCTTCATTAATTGCTCCACACGACATTTCCTCATAGAATCTCTAATTTTCATTCATAGTCATTCCCCTATTATGTCCTTGCAGCCTATTACATAATATACCCAGCGTGCTCTTACCTATTCTATTAAGGTAGCATTGGGCACTAACTAGGATGAAAATACGCACTtgaggcctgatttagagtcagaTGCAAATCTTTCTGATCAGTGTAAAAAGCACTTCCAGCtaaggatccgtctcagttttGCATTTTGACTGAGACGGATCATCCTGTTGCACCTCTCAGCGCTTAGTGAGGTGGAGCGGGGAAGgtagtgggtgagcctagcaatgtaaagccgtgttcacgctctttacatgctatgctgaggtGAAAGCAGCCGCAGATGGGACACTAGGAGACATACCTCttgcgggtgctttcagctggcGCAAGAGACCTTGGTGTATTAAAAaacatagtaaaaaataaataaaattaaaaaaaaaggtgtgcaccccttcccaaacagcataaccatcCCTTATGCTGTTTATGGGGGGaagcacaatttttattttttttacattaatttttttatttaattatctgctttacagggcgctgtgcGTGATACACttgcacaccggcccataaggtGGATAAAGAGACATGTTTGtccaatttgcacagtattctcaGTAGCACGGATCCGAGCCActttaaatactgtgtaaattacaggaGGCAATTTCCActtacaatttcagtgtaaattgaatctgactctaaatcaggcccttggtgtgtAATTCGATGTGTGTATcgctgttgtgtttttttaagggTGAAACAAGTTACCCACCTAAAACTTTCATTTAGACAACTCACAGGTGGAGACAATTGCTAGTGTGATGGTCTATTGTCCTGGTTTACACATGAAAATGAAGTATAACTTTGCACCATTAATGATGGATGAGAAAGATCAGGGCTTAGTGAATTAacccccagtggcgcacgcaggtggtgtttctgagtctccagaaacccctcctgcgcGGTATctaagtggccaccatatcggcactgtcctatacagcagccgcggcgctgtcaaagaagcatccatggcggtgcacatgcgcagcagctctctctcgtgttttgtttatttatttatttttgggtcATAATAACGCATCAAGTGAATTTATGTAGTTCATATGTTATTACTTAcattatgtttatgttttaataaGCACACAAATGTTAAAGGGTAAGCTCTTTTTTGTGAACACTTACATACAAGCTGGCTCTTTCAAAGCTGAAACAAAACGACACTTTCCTTTTACACAATAATGTCGATATGACTTTGGACATCGGGAGAAATGACCCCTCCATTTTGCTGGCTCAGAAATCCCTGCAAGGAAGTATTCATACACATGTAAAAGAAATGTAGCATCATTGGCATGAATGAGAACAGGATTAACCATGTTTAAGTACTTCTGTGGCCTTCAAATTATTTCTGAAAGAACAAAGCACTGACTGGATgaactaataaaatataaactgttgtttatttacatgcatatgaTACAGTATATCCCCATATTGAACAATTCCTTCACAGGACGCTTTTATTACAAGGCatcttttttatatctttttatatctatatttttacaCAGTAATTTAGAATTGAGCTGGCTAGTACATTTAGGTGTATTTTGAAATGATATATGGGGCAAATGTAGACACAGGAGTAAATTCTAAAGTCACATTATGTACACAATATAAATGATCTGTCTTTCCAAGCACAAGGTACCCACTGGCATTAAGATTCTGCATTTAAGATGCAGTTCAAAAGCAAGTTAAGCACATGTACTTTTTGAATGTTCATTGCTTCATTTATGTGACTCTGATGAGAGTCAATGTAGTTGATGACTTCCATTCATCACAATGGAAGCAAAGAGATGCACTTAAGAAGCGTTTCATTCACGTTTGacaacttcctgttttgcaacAGATACATGTTTAAAAAACTGTAATTAAAGCATATGTAAACTTATCTATCAAACGCATATTAAATGCAAACCTAAGCAATATAAGTAAGTGAGAGTCAAACCTATATTAGATGTAATTGAAAATGAATATAaatgcattgaaactaatgtatGATTCATACCATGCTTGCCCACTCTCActgaatgttcaggagactcccaaattccggatagggagagcaggcaattctcccgtaACCTGCCCGCCAGAAGCCTAA
The Mixophyes fleayi isolate aMixFle1 chromosome 1, aMixFle1.hap1, whole genome shotgun sequence DNA segment above includes these coding regions:
- the BTC gene encoding probetacellulin → MDTLDLTEHLLLALVFGLAISPCVRSDGNSTAQPETKSFPCPEYIENCSGISEPAKWRGHFSRCPKSYRHYCVKGKCRFVSALKEPACICERGYTGSRCEYLDLFYLKEDRGQLVVIGLIVAMVILIIVIICICICSHHCRKAHRRKMKAKEMENLNNDSTRKMEETHFA